In bacterium, the genomic window TATTTTCAAAGTTTTTACGCACTTGACAAATCAGCCTGTAGAGGGTTTCTTCATCCTTCCCAAATTCCAAACATCCGCATTTTACGTTAGGGCAGGACAAATTAAGTTCTATAGCAGGGATATTGTTTGTTTGACAAATTTTTGCAAGCTCAACATATTCTTCAATACTTGAGCCTGCTATATTTACAGCAAAATTTATATTATTTTCTTTTAATACAGGAAGTTTATTCTCAATAAAATCGTAAATTCCTGTATTTTCAAGCCCGATAGAATTAATAAGACCGTTTTTAATTTCTTTAATTCGAGGTTGGGAGTTGCCGATTTTAGGATTTAGAGTTATGCCTTTTGTGATTATAGCCCCAATATTAGCTACTTTCATAAAGTCATCGTACTCATTAGTGTATCCGAAAGTCCCCGAAGCCGTTAAAATGGGATTTTTCAGTTTTAATTTTCCGATATTTACAGAAGTATCCGGCTTTAATAAATTTGACATTATAATAAAACCTCACTTCCATTAAAAACAGGTCCGTCTTTGCAGATTCTTTTGTTTACTAATTTGCCGTTTTCTTTGATTTGAACGGTACACCCCATACAAACACCTGTTCCGCAGGCAAAATCTCTTTCCAGAGCAACTTCTGTTTGGATATTATATTTTTCTGCGACCTGAATAATATATTTTATAGCAGCATTTGGTCCGCATGTGTAAATTTTTTGCGGTTTCGTTTCTTTTATAATATTTTCCAGATGTTTATCCAATCTTCCTTCAAGCCCTGCCGAGCCATCTTCGGTTATAATGATTTGATTATCACTGTGAGCGTAGTCTAAATAAGTCTGCGAACATTCCATAAAAGTATAATTTATTGCCGACTTGTTTAATATTTCTGACAAAAAAATAATCGGGGCAATTCCTACACCGCACCCGATTAATAGTGAATTTTTATTTTCCGCATTGAATCCTTTGCCTAAAGGACCTATTACATCTGTCAAATCTCCACTATTAAGGGATGAAAGATATTTTGTGCCTTTGCCTTTAATTTTATAAATTATTTCAAAAGTGTTGTTTTTAGAATTTGCAATGCTAAAAGGTCTTCGCAGCGTTAAATCTTCGCATAATATAGATACAAACTGCCCCGGTTTGGCGTTTTCTGCAATTATTTGATTTTCAAAAGTAAGTTTCCACGTATCTTCAGAGAGTTTTACATTGCTTAAAACTTTTACCTGATGCGGACCCTTTATTTTGATTTTTGTTTGTAACTGCATATAGTCCCTGATTATTTTATTATTCTCTAGTAAATTACTCTAAGAACGCATTATTTTCAAGTTAAGGTTACGAAAATATTAATTCATTAAAAGCAAAACTTCCCTGATAACTTTTGCGGCAGTAACTGTTGAAACTCCCGAACTGTCATAAGGCGGAGATAGTTCCAGAACATCTGCTCCCACAATATTCAGGCCTTTAAGAAGCATCAACCAGCTCATTAACTCATTATAAGTCATACCGCCCGGTTCAGGCGTACCTGTTCCGCTCATCAGGCTCGGATCGAGGACATCCAGATCTATAGATAAAAAGACAGGTTTATTTTCGAGAAGTTTTAATCTTTCTTTTAACTTATCCTGAGTTTTTACTATAGTATTATTGTCTTTCATCCATTGGAATTCTTCTTGTGTACCTGAGCGAATGCCTATCTGGATTAAATTATCAGGAGTAATTACTTCGGAAATTCTTTTCATAACGCAAGCATGAGAAAGTTTTTCATCTAAATAATCTTCTCTGACATCAGCATGCGCATCAAAATGAATTACAAAAATCTCGGGATATTTTTCATTGTAGGCTTTTATAACAGGAAAAGTTACAAGATGCTCTCCTCCTATTCCCAGCCATTTTTTGTTGTATGCAAGTGTTTTTTTAGCGGCTTTTTCTATTGTTTGAAGTATATTTTCTCTATTGCCCAGCTGAAAATCGATTTCTCCCGCGTCATAAAACTTGACTTCATCAAGATCTCGCTCTTGAATTGGAGAATAAGACTCCAGTCCGTACGAGGCTATTCTTATGAGTTCCGGTGCAAATCTTGTGCCGGGTCTGTAGGAACACGTTCCGTCATAAGGAAGTCCAACCATTACGCAGTCAGCCTCTATAAAATTTTCTGTGGAATTTGTCCAATTCCTCGGTAAAAATGGGACATTTAACATTTTGATTTTCCATATTCTGATTTATAAAGAAATTTTATCATGTTTGAATCGAAATTCGATTAGTTACTTATTGTTAAGAAATATTAAAAAAATTATTTTTGAATATCAATATTTGTGTCTTAAATTTTTATAAACAATATTACAGAGGAGAAGCAATTATTTTCTTGTGCAAACTTTAAATAGTCAGAAGTAAAAATAATTAATTATAAGAAATGTGTCAGATAAATTTTATGATTTTAGAATGAAACATAATTTTTAAAAATTTATTAATGAAAAAAATTTTAATTTATTGTTTTACGATATCCCGAATAAAGTTCGGCAGGACGAAAACTGATTTGTGAAACTCTCTGTTGTACAACTTAGCATGTTTTTCAATTTCTTCTGCGGCTTTGATATTTTTGATTTCGGTCGGATTTACAGTTTCCGAACAGAAAGTCCAGCTCCAAAAAGAACCCGGATATGTCGGAACAGGTGCAATATAAGTTTTAACAACAGGAAAAACTTTTTTGAGCAAACTTGAAATTAATCCCAGCTCTTTTTGGTTAAGAATCGGTGATTCGCTCTGGGCAGCCATTACACCGCCTTCTTTAAGTGCATTTTTGACGTTGGTATAAAAATCTTCTGTAAATAAACCTTCGCCAGGCCCCATCGGGTCGGTTGAATCAATCAAAATCACATCAAAATTCTTGCTTTGTCTTTTCATATATTCAATAGCGTCTTCAACATTGATTTTAACTCGTGAATCATCAAGCTTTCCTGCTATAGAAGGCAGATATTTTTTGCTTACTTCTATAACTGCCCCGTCAATTTCACAAAGCACAATTTCTTTTACCGAAGGATGTTTTAAAACTTCTCTTACAGTTCCTCCATCACCGCCACCAACTATGAGTACTCTCTCAGGGTTTTGGTGTGCGAGCATCGGAATATGTGAAATCATTTCATGATAGAAAAATTCGTCTTTTTCTGTAGTCATCACAAGTCCGTCAAGAAGAAGCATCTTCCCGTAGGCTTCAGTTTCGATAATTTCAACTTTCTGAAAATCAGAGTATTCACTGTGCAAAATATCCTTGATTTTAAATGTTAAACCAAGTACATCTTTATATTTTTCTGTATACCATATATCTGTCAATTTTTTGTTCTCTTTTGTTATTATTTATTATACTAAGCAAGCTAACCGGCTGCATGATTGTGGAGATTAGAAGCCCAAAACAACACTGTCAGACTCTAAATTTAATTTGCATGCTATAAAACACCCAATTATATTTGAGTTTTGATCTGAAAGGGAGTTTCGATAATTTCATTATTTTCTGTGTTTAGCATTCCGCGTTTTAATTCACTGTAAGATGAAGATCCTGCGTGGAATTTTTGTTTCAGATATTCATAAGCAACAAGCGGATCGCAAGAATCGCCGCATGTAAAGAGATCTACAGCTGCATATCCAAATTCCGGCCATGTGTGAACGGCAAGATGCGATTCTGATATTATTACAACACCACTTACTCCGAAGGGGCTAAACATATGAAAGTTTTTTTCAACTACAGTCGCACCGCATTCAACTGCTGCTTCGACCATATATCTCTCAATTAATTCAACATTATTTAATACATTGGAATCACAGTTATAAAGTTCTGCCAGAACGTGTCTTCCGAGGTTAACAGTTTTATTTGTCGTCATTTGTGGATTTGTCTGTAAATTCAATTTTTTTTAATCTCTCTCTAAACTAACCAGACCGCTTATTTTATATGTTATTTATGAAAAATTATCATAGAAAATAATGATAATCAAGAAACTTTATCATCTTGGATTAATAGAATAAAGTGTCTTTTCGTTAGTATTATTTTGTATTCGTCTATAAAAAAGATATTTGTTTATAACAAAATGTAAATTATTATTTAAATAAATAGCCAAATTTCCATAATATTGGAGGTTTAGAGCATTAATTTTTTTATAGTCCATGTTAATTTGAAGTTTTACAACTATAAGACAAAATTTATATGAAAAAAAAAATAAATACAGCCGGGAGGGTTCCTTGCAAATGCAGAATAGTTAGTCTGGATTTACTTTCGATTTTTCTTAAATATCAGGACAGAAAAGACTGTATTGTGTCTTTGTTGACAGATATAAAAAACAAATTCGGGTGCATTACAGAAGAAGACCTGATTTGTATAACTGAACATTTTGATATTTCCGAAAACGAAATCATGGAAGTTGTAAGTCTTAATAATGAACTTGAAATAACACCTATAAAACAGCATTTGATACGAGTTTGCAGAGGAATTGTCTGCCAAATTTGCGGTTCCGATAAATTACTTGAAGCAGCGAGTAATGAACTTAAAATTATTCAGGGAAACTGCACAGAAGATAACAAATTCAGGCTGGAAGTGGTTGAATGCGTAGGATTTTGTGAAATTGCACCCATTATGGCCATTGATAATGCTTTTTACGGAAATATTGACGTATCTGATGCCACAGCACTTATCGCGCATGAAAAACAGAAAAACAAATCATGCTAAACATGTTGTTAAACAACCCGGGTCGCCAACTAGCTAAAATTATTGCAAATATTGATTTTTGAGAATGTCATCCTGAGCAAAGCGAAGGATCTGTCCAATTTGTGATTTTAGCTAAAAATGCTTACTGGACAGATTCTTCGGGCTTTAGCCCTCAGAATGACAATTTGTAAAAATAAATTAATTAACGACAGGGATTAAACGAAATCGTTTATAATTCCTGTAAAAACCGTTAAAATCTTATCTTTTCCAACGCCTGTTTTCGATGAAAACTCTATAACTTCTGTTTCTAAAAGTTTTGATATATTTTGAAGCGACCTGAAAGCTTCATTTTTTGAAAGCGTATCTGTTTTAGTTACCAGTGTAATAATCGGAATCCTATAAAACTCTAGCCAATCCCTCATTTGAAGGTCATTATTTTGTACGTCATGCCTTGAATCAATAAATTGAATTACTGCTTTTAAAGATGTCCTGCCTTTTAGGTATTCTTCAAGTGTCTTGCCCCATTTTTCCTGTTCTGTTTTGGAAATTTTCGCATAGCCGTATCCCGGTAAATCTGCAATAATTATTTCTTCATTTATATTAAAAAAGTTAATAAGTCTTGTTTTTCCGGGGGTATTACTGGTTTTAGCCAGCTTCTTTCTGTTTGTTAAGGTATTTATGAAAGAAGATTTGCCCACATTTGAACGGCCTATCAAAGCAATTTCGGGCAGGTTGAAATCAGGACAATTTTTAAGACAGGTTGAGCTGGTTATAAACGTTGCGTTGGTTACTTTCTTCATTTTTTATGCCATTAATCTTTTTTTTATGTCTTTTCCAGGTATTTGATAACAAATCATAAGTTTTCTTATCATTTATCACAGTTATTTGCGCAGAATCATCTTTTTTAAAATCAATATTGAAAAGTTGATTTTTATGTGAAGAAAAAATATTTTCTGTTTCCAACATTACTATCTCAAGAAATTTATCCTTAAGAATACTTAAGGACTCCCTGTTAAAAATTTCGAACGTTCTTAAAATATCAAATGTTCTTTTCTTTTTCACTTTTCGCCTTTTTTCTTTATAGAAATTATAGAAATTTTAGCAGATAAATCAAAATTTTGAAAATATGTTTAAAAATTGAACTCAAGTTGCTAACTATTGCAAAGAATTGTAAATGTTATGAGCCGTATATAACAAATATAGCAATTTTATATAACGCGCTGTTTTTATATAAGTATAGAAGATATTTCAAAATAAAATATCAAAAAAATAAATAATATCAAAGTTAGTTAATAAAAATGGAGATTAATTATGGCCAGAGTACTGATTTCAATGCCCGACGAATTCCTTTCTATGATTGACAACATTGCCGACACAGAACAGAGATCCAGAAGTGAACTAATTCGTGAAGCATTAAGGACTTATATTCATAAGTCAAAAGTTAGAGAAAATAGTTTAGCCGGTGAAAATGCAAATCTTCTAGAATCATTATTTGAATAATTACAAAATTTATATAAAAACCCCGTTTATTAACAAACGGGGTTTTATTGTGTTTAAGTACACGTAAAACTTAGAGCCTATCTTGTTAAAAATATAAAAATCGAGATATACAAGTTTTATAGGCTCGTTTTAAGGACTGCGGTTAAAATCGGAAACGGCTTGTTTGACAAGGCGGTTTTGATTTTAACAAGACAGCTTCTTATATTATTTAATAAAAATGCCTAGGATAACTCAAGAATTTTCTTAGAGATCAAATCACCCATTTCTGAAGTACCTACAAGGATTTTTCCGTCGCTCATTATATCAAATGTTCTATATCCTTCTTTAAGGACATCTTTTACCGCATTTTCAATAATATCAGCTTCCTTATCAAGATTAAAACTGTATTTAAGCATCATAGATGCTGACATTACAGTTGCTATTGGGTTTACTTTATTAAGTCCTTTTAAATCCGGCGCACTTCCATGAGAGGGTTCGTACATAGCCGGACCTTTATCGGTAAGGCTTGCGCTTGCAAGCATCCCCAGCGAACCTATAAGCATAGATGCTTCGTCTGAAAGAATATCGCCAAAAATATTTCCTGTAACAACGACATCAAATTGTTTTGGGTTTCTGATTAATTGCATGGCCGCGTTGTCAACATACATATGAGAAAGTTCGACTTCAGGATAATTTTTTGCTACTTTTTCTACTGTTTCTCTCCAAAGCCTTGAAACATCGAGAACATTTGCTTTATCAACAGAACAAAGCTTTTTATTTCTTTT contains:
- a CDS encoding dihydroorotate dehydrogenase, which produces MSNLLKPDTSVNIGKLKLKNPILTASGTFGYTNEYDDFMKVANIGAIITKGITLNPKIGNSQPRIKEIKNGLINSIGLENTGIYDFIENKLPVLKENNINFAVNIAGSSIEEYVELAKICQTNNIPAIELNLSCPNVKCGCLEFGKDEETLYRLICQVRKNFENTIIVKLSSNVSFPEKMAMTAEKAGADAISAINTVKAMNIDINNNFKGFKFIKGGLSGSCIKPLALNFIYEIRQHTAIPIIGMGGISSFQDMLEFFAVGADAVQIGTANFTHPDISEKLVDELNSFMKQQNYSSLDDLLNNLRYENK
- a CDS encoding dihydroorotate dehydrogenase electron transfer subunit: MQLQTKIKIKGPHQVKVLSNVKLSEDTWKLTFENQIIAENAKPGQFVSILCEDLTLRRPFSIANSKNNTFEIIYKIKGKGTKYLSSLNSGDLTDVIGPLGKGFNAENKNSLLIGCGVGIAPIIFLSEILNKSAINYTFMECSQTYLDYAHSDNQIIITEDGSAGLEGRLDKHLENIIKETKPQKIYTCGPNAAIKYIIQVAEKYNIQTEVALERDFACGTGVCMGCTVQIKENGKLVNKRICKDGPVFNGSEVLL
- the speB gene encoding agmatinase produces the protein MLNVPFLPRNWTNSTENFIEADCVMVGLPYDGTCSYRPGTRFAPELIRIASYGLESYSPIQERDLDEVKFYDAGEIDFQLGNRENILQTIEKAAKKTLAYNKKWLGIGGEHLVTFPVIKAYNEKYPEIFVIHFDAHADVREDYLDEKLSHACVMKRISEVITPDNLIQIGIRSGTQEEFQWMKDNNTIVKTQDKLKERLKLLENKPVFLSIDLDVLDPSLMSGTGTPEPGGMTYNELMSWLMLLKGLNIVGADVLELSPPYDSSGVSTVTAAKVIREVLLLMN
- the speE gene encoding polyamine aminopropyltransferase, coding for MTDIWYTEKYKDVLGLTFKIKDILHSEYSDFQKVEIIETEAYGKMLLLDGLVMTTEKDEFFYHEMISHIPMLAHQNPERVLIVGGGDGGTVREVLKHPSVKEIVLCEIDGAVIEVSKKYLPSIAGKLDDSRVKINVEDAIEYMKRQSKNFDVILIDSTDPMGPGEGLFTEDFYTNVKNALKEGGVMAAQSESPILNQKELGLISSLLKKVFPVVKTYIAPVPTYPGSFWSWTFCSETVNPTEIKNIKAAEEIEKHAKLYNREFHKSVFVLPNFIRDIVKQ
- the speD gene encoding adenosylmethionine decarboxylase, with the protein product MTTNKTVNLGRHVLAELYNCDSNVLNNVELIERYMVEAAVECGATVVEKNFHMFSPFGVSGVVIISESHLAVHTWPEFGYAAVDLFTCGDSCDPLVAYEYLKQKFHAGSSSYSELKRGMLNTENNEIIETPFQIKTQI
- a CDS encoding NAD(P)H-dependent oxidoreductase subunit E yields the protein MKKKINTAGRVPCKCRIVSLDLLSIFLKYQDRKDCIVSLLTDIKNKFGCITEEDLICITEHFDISENEIMEVVSLNNELEITPIKQHLIRVCRGIVCQICGSDKLLEAASNELKIIQGNCTEDNKFRLEVVECVGFCEIAPIMAIDNAFYGNIDVSDATALIAHEKQKNKSC
- the yihA gene encoding ribosome biogenesis GTP-binding protein YihA/YsxC, which gives rise to MKKVTNATFITSSTCLKNCPDFNLPEIALIGRSNVGKSSFINTLTNRKKLAKTSNTPGKTRLINFFNINEEIIIADLPGYGYAKISKTEQEKWGKTLEEYLKGRTSLKAVIQFIDSRHDVQNNDLQMRDWLEFYRIPIITLVTKTDTLSKNEAFRSLQNISKLLETEVIEFSSKTGVGKDKILTVFTGIINDFV
- a CDS encoding ribbon-helix-helix domain-containing protein; the protein is MARVLISMPDEFLSMIDNIADTEQRSRSELIREALRTYIHKSKVRENSLAGENANLLESLFE
- the leuB gene encoding 3-isopropylmalate dehydrogenase, coding for MSKTYKIAVLPGDGIGPDVIEQGIKVLKSISEKFGHKFEYTYGLIGGIAVDDSGSPLPDKTLELAKNSDAVFLGAVGDWKYDTLDPAIRPEKGLLKIRKELGLFANLRPAVMYDELVSSSTLKEEYIKGVDIMIVRELTGDVYFGEPKGVEERNGQKVGFNNMIYWEYEIERIAKIAFEIAMKRNKKLCSVDKANVLDVSRLWRETVEKVAKNYPEVELSHMYVDNAAMQLIRNPKQFDVVVTGNIFGDILSDEASMLIGSLGMLASASLTDKGPAMYEPSHGSAPDLKGLNKVNPIATVMSASMMLKYSFNLDKEADIIENAVKDVLKEGYRTFDIMSDGKILVGTSEMGDLISKKILELS